One part of the Tunicatimonas pelagia genome encodes these proteins:
- a CDS encoding acyltransferase family protein: MPQLDALRAFAVGLVILEHWLPHNQVLEAINPGYIGVVFFFVLSGFLITKILLKNRTDSDNYAIPKAQVLKKFIIRRALRIFPIYYITIFACFAVGLASIREKFIWYVLYLSNYFVFYTQNWGGPLTHLWTLAVEEQFYLFWPLIILFVPTRWLLLVISSFVVIGPLSRFLIFTLFDSHLTNDLFALILTPSCLDAFGIGAVLAYFKQENSDKQTVQKTFSILLVTLLSLFAVTWLIIVDSYQLILVIKGSIIALASVWVIHRAGKGFEHPLMKSILENGIVVYLGKISYGIYLFHNFIPYLYTLAVIYSQRYNIRNPLTNDYLFTEIQNPIVRFIIFLSLLILFSAISWHLVEKPINNLKKQFQYVNSRKVTSAST, from the coding sequence ATGCCTCAGCTAGACGCTCTTCGGGCGTTTGCTGTCGGGCTGGTAATACTCGAGCATTGGTTACCTCATAATCAGGTTTTAGAGGCAATTAATCCGGGATATATTGGCGTAGTATTTTTCTTTGTACTAAGTGGCTTTTTGATTACTAAAATATTACTAAAGAACCGAACAGACTCGGATAATTATGCGATACCTAAAGCTCAGGTCTTAAAAAAATTTATTATACGCCGCGCACTCCGCATTTTTCCTATCTACTATATTACCATCTTCGCTTGTTTCGCTGTAGGGCTAGCCAGCATTCGCGAAAAGTTTATTTGGTACGTACTTTACCTTTCTAATTATTTTGTTTTCTACACACAAAATTGGGGTGGGCCACTTACCCACCTTTGGACCTTAGCGGTAGAGGAACAGTTTTACTTGTTTTGGCCTCTAATTATTCTGTTTGTGCCTACCCGCTGGCTGCTCTTGGTGATTAGTAGTTTCGTAGTAATAGGCCCCCTCTCTCGCTTCCTTATATTTACACTATTTGATAGTCATCTAACCAACGACTTGTTCGCGCTTATTCTAACTCCATCTTGCTTAGATGCTTTCGGTATCGGGGCAGTACTTGCCTATTTTAAGCAAGAAAATTCTGACAAGCAGACTGTCCAGAAGACATTTTCTATACTACTCGTTACTTTGTTGAGTTTATTCGCAGTAACTTGGCTTATAATTGTTGACTCATACCAATTAATACTGGTTATCAAAGGCTCAATTATTGCTTTAGCCTCAGTCTGGGTTATCCACCGAGCAGGTAAAGGGTTTGAGCATCCACTAATGAAGTCTATTTTAGAGAATGGTATTGTAGTCTATCTTGGAAAGATAAGCTACGGAATTTACCTCTTCCATAACTTTATTCCTTATCTCTACACGCTGGCCGTAATTTATTCTCAGCGGTACAATATCAGAAACCCACTTACCAACGATTATCTTTTCACGGAAATTCAAAATCCAATCGTCCGCTTTATCATCTTCTTATCCTTATTAATACTATTTTCCGCAATTTCATGGCACCTTGTTGAAAAACCCATAAATAATCTGAAAAAGCAATTTCAATACGTTAATAGTCGCAAAGTGACTAGTGCATCTACCTAA
- the mdh gene encoding malate dehydrogenase, with protein sequence MKVTVVGAGNVGATCADVLAYREIANEVIVVDIKEGLAEGKALDIWEKAPINLYDTRTVGATNDYSKTAGSEVVVITSGLPRKPGMSRDDLIGTNAKIVKSVTENVIEHSPDAIIIVVSNPLDVMTYQAHLTSKAPRTKVMGMAGILDTARYRAFLAEALDVSPKDIQAVLMGGHGDTMVPLPRYTTVGGIPVTELIDDDKLAAIVQRTKTGGGELVKLMGTSAWYAPGSAAAQMVEAIVKDQRRVFPVCIQLDGEYGISDCYLGVPVILGKNGVEKVIELQLNDDEMELLKTSEQHVREVMKVLEDM encoded by the coding sequence ATGAAAGTTACTGTAGTAGGAGCGGGTAACGTAGGGGCTACTTGCGCCGACGTGCTGGCTTACCGCGAAATTGCTAATGAGGTAATTGTTGTCGATATTAAAGAGGGGCTAGCCGAAGGAAAAGCCCTTGATATATGGGAGAAAGCTCCCATCAACTTATATGACACTCGAACCGTAGGGGCTACGAATGATTACAGCAAAACTGCTGGATCAGAAGTGGTGGTAATCACTTCCGGCTTGCCTCGCAAACCCGGCATGTCGCGTGATGATTTGATCGGCACCAACGCCAAGATTGTAAAATCAGTGACCGAAAACGTAATCGAGCATTCGCCCGATGCCATTATCATCGTAGTTTCTAACCCACTGGATGTAATGACCTATCAGGCGCATCTTACTTCTAAGGCACCGCGCACCAAAGTAATGGGTATGGCGGGTATTTTGGATACGGCTCGCTACCGAGCGTTCTTAGCTGAAGCTCTGGATGTTTCACCTAAAGACATTCAGGCTGTGCTGATGGGTGGCCACGGCGATACGATGGTTCCGCTGCCTCGCTACACGACCGTAGGTGGAATTCCGGTAACCGAACTGATTGATGACGATAAACTAGCTGCTATTGTGCAACGCACCAAAACGGGTGGCGGAGAGCTGGTAAAACTAATGGGCACCTCGGCCTGGTATGCTCCTGGTTCAGCTGCGGCGCAGATGGTAGAGGCTATTGTAAAAGATCAGCGACGAGTGTTTCCGGTATGTATTCAGTTGGATGGAGAGTACGGTATCAGCGACTGCTACTTGGGAGTTCCGGTTATTCTGGGTAAAAACGGAGTAGAGAAGGTGATTGAATTGCAGTTGAATGACGATGAGATGGAGCTACTGAAAACCTCCGAGCAGCACGTACGCGAAGTGATGAAGGTGCTAGAAGACATGTAA
- a CDS encoding acyltransferase family protein: MELVPTERMQSATILHKKAKVYFPGLNSLRFFAALLVFVSHVEQFKQLFGYEHAYDNQAVHQVGNLAVTFFFVLSGFLITYLLFVERENSQDISIKNFYIRRFLRIWPLYYLIVVLGMFILPQIQSLYTPSLLSALYQDFSSKLFFYIIFLPQVVLISFSRTLYIEPTWSIGIEEQFYLIWPLLVKFFPNFKKLIISLLATVVLIKLTLFAVPKITDNEVLETVTTFGKSYLHFARFQCMIIGGIGAYVLYYRLQRVLDFVYNKYFQVAIFCLLGFGLVSGIYAGPIHHELYSVLFLIIILNIATNPKSIIKIEYAFLNYLGTISYGIYMFHEIAIGLVLQILSTSFQLTFTEFSDSVLLYILSLITTIVIAACSYELFEAKFLSLKKRFSLVVSGNPANKD, translated from the coding sequence ATGGAATTAGTACCTACCGAGCGTATGCAATCAGCAACAATACTCCACAAGAAGGCCAAAGTTTATTTTCCAGGACTAAACTCCCTTCGTTTCTTTGCCGCACTTTTAGTTTTTGTTAGCCATGTTGAACAATTCAAGCAGCTTTTCGGCTATGAACATGCTTACGACAACCAGGCGGTTCATCAGGTAGGCAACCTGGCGGTAACTTTCTTTTTTGTGCTGAGTGGCTTCTTAATCACTTACTTACTGTTTGTTGAACGAGAGAATAGTCAAGATATATCGATTAAAAATTTTTATATCCGCAGGTTCCTCCGAATATGGCCACTGTATTATCTGATTGTAGTGTTGGGTATGTTTATCCTACCCCAAATACAGTCCTTGTACACTCCCTCACTACTATCAGCTCTCTATCAAGATTTTAGCTCAAAACTATTCTTCTATATCATATTTCTACCGCAAGTGGTTCTCATATCGTTCTCCCGAACGCTGTACATTGAGCCTACCTGGTCTATTGGTATAGAAGAGCAATTCTATTTGATATGGCCACTGCTCGTTAAATTTTTTCCCAACTTTAAAAAGCTAATTATCAGCCTACTAGCTACTGTAGTACTTATTAAGCTAACCCTTTTTGCCGTTCCTAAAATAACCGATAACGAGGTACTAGAGACAGTTACTACTTTCGGAAAGAGTTACCTGCATTTTGCGAGATTTCAATGTATGATCATTGGCGGTATTGGTGCGTATGTATTGTACTACCGTCTTCAAAGAGTGCTAGATTTTGTATACAACAAGTATTTCCAGGTCGCTATTTTTTGTTTATTAGGCTTCGGGCTGGTTAGCGGGATATATGCCGGACCTATTCATCATGAGCTTTACTCCGTATTGTTTCTCATCATTATCCTGAATATTGCTACAAATCCGAAATCAATCATAAAAATTGAGTATGCGTTTTTAAACTATTTAGGTACCATTTCATACGGAATTTATATGTTCCACGAAATAGCAATCGGCTTAGTTCTCCAGATATTAAGTACCTCTTTTCAGCTTACATTCACTGAATTTAGTGATTCAGTTTTACTTTACATTCTTAGCTTAATTACAACGATCGTGATTGCAGCGTGTTCGTATGAACTTTTTGAGGCTAAATTCCTATCGCTCAAGAAGCGTTTTTCCTTAGTGGTGAGTGGTAACCCAGCTAATAAGGATTAG
- a CDS encoding 3'-5' exonuclease, translating into MLNFVAFDFETANYQRESVCELGIAVVEDGQISETRSWRIRPTPNWFHPGNIRVHGITAQDVAHAPNFAAIWHEAKPYFEHSNVVAHNASFDMSCLRHVLSQYELAFPRLSYACSLQVARQAWSGFRSYGLGPLSQRFSIDLHHHAAESDAVACAQILVRACQEHIVSDFSEIGSAFGLRMGKLYYGGYEAAGKLKRNKRYEM; encoded by the coding sequence ATGCTCAACTTTGTTGCTTTTGATTTTGAAACGGCCAACTACCAACGCGAGAGCGTATGCGAACTAGGTATTGCTGTGGTAGAAGATGGTCAAATCTCCGAGACCCGCTCGTGGCGAATACGCCCCACTCCCAACTGGTTTCATCCCGGAAATATCCGAGTGCACGGTATTACCGCGCAGGATGTGGCTCACGCGCCTAACTTCGCCGCCATTTGGCATGAAGCAAAACCATACTTTGAGCACTCCAACGTGGTGGCTCATAATGCTAGCTTTGATATGAGTTGCCTCAGGCACGTGTTATCACAGTACGAATTAGCCTTTCCCCGTTTATCTTACGCCTGTAGTTTGCAGGTGGCACGTCAGGCTTGGTCGGGCTTCCGCTCCTACGGGCTGGGACCGCTCTCGCAACGCTTTAGTATTGATCTACACCACCACGCTGCCGAATCAGATGCAGTAGCCTGTGCCCAAATTCTGGTTCGGGCTTGTCAGGAACATATTGTAAGCGATTTTTCCGAGATTGGTTCTGCATTCGGACTGAGAATGGGAAAGCTATACTACGGAGGCTACGAAGCTGCCGGAAAACTTAAAAGAAATAAGAGATACGAGATGTGA
- a CDS encoding Crp/Fnr family transcriptional regulator, translated as MRNPFQRSFTDEELGLIDFLSTFQLFEQLTAKEKSAFFSYLYLRKYKEDEVVFFRKDPSHALYLVKSGRVALLIDEGQDFETLSVVSAGQSFGNNTLLVKTQRPYSSVVRSTEAELYVIPHVNIQDVFASNPRIKAKMLASLGEIHDAYLQDLFHVYRSAKGFFNLNQVSANI; from the coding sequence ATGCGAAATCCCTTTCAACGGTCGTTTACAGATGAGGAGCTAGGGCTCATTGATTTTCTGTCCACCTTTCAGTTATTTGAGCAGCTTACCGCTAAGGAAAAGTCAGCTTTCTTTTCGTATCTGTACCTCCGAAAATACAAAGAAGATGAAGTAGTGTTTTTCCGAAAAGATCCTAGTCATGCGTTGTACTTAGTAAAAAGTGGTCGAGTGGCTTTACTAATCGACGAGGGGCAAGATTTTGAAACGTTAAGTGTTGTTAGTGCCGGACAATCTTTTGGAAACAACACCTTACTGGTGAAGACTCAACGTCCCTACAGCTCGGTAGTGCGTTCAACGGAAGCTGAGCTTTACGTAATTCCTCATGTAAATATTCAGGACGTATTTGCCAGTAATCCCCGGATTAAGGCCAAGATGTTGGCTTCCTTAGGCGAAATACACGATGCTTATCTCCAGGATTTGTTTCACGTATATCGTTCGGCTAAAGGCTTTTTTAATCTCAACCAAGTGAGTGCCAATATTTAG
- the tilS gene encoding tRNA lysidine(34) synthetase TilS, protein MNSFQENFRKYNNEQRLFEPNDRILLSVSGGVDSSVLSYLFSQERCHWAIAHNNFQLRGEESVQDEVFVRELAEEYAVPFFSSSFNTQVFADSQKISTQMAARQLRREWFKYLAADEGFSYVALAHHHNDQLETMLLNLAKGGGIAGLRGMLPKVDIWIRPLLWATKEEILAYAEQNQLKWREDRSNAEDYYQRNQVRHHIIPALQKINPALLETTQTTFQRLREVEAIFQRDVEKIENEVITREDGAIFIRKDILKEHPQATSLLLEWVSPYGFTWNEAKQISDAVRRGSQSGKQFLSDGYCLWMDREQLIITVRDSAIEFFVQHPAEETTSTPFGQLQGKKVEVPDYPIKPDANVATLAYSKLQFPLQVRRWKPGDTFQPLGMKHHKKVSDFLIDSKVPRYQKEKVLVLLSGDEIVWLIGHRIDHRFRLTEPDAPIYEITWQAH, encoded by the coding sequence TTGAATTCATTTCAAGAAAATTTTCGCAAATATAATAACGAACAGCGGTTGTTCGAACCCAACGACCGAATCCTTCTTTCCGTAAGTGGGGGAGTGGACTCGTCGGTGCTCAGTTATCTTTTCTCACAAGAACGTTGCCACTGGGCTATTGCCCACAATAATTTTCAATTACGAGGCGAAGAGTCAGTGCAGGATGAAGTGTTTGTTCGGGAGCTAGCGGAAGAGTACGCGGTTCCTTTTTTTAGTAGCTCGTTCAATACCCAGGTCTTTGCCGATAGCCAAAAAATATCTACCCAAATGGCAGCTCGTCAGCTTCGTCGGGAGTGGTTTAAGTACTTAGCTGCCGACGAAGGTTTTAGTTACGTAGCTTTGGCTCATCACCATAACGACCAACTGGAAACCATGCTACTGAACCTAGCCAAAGGTGGTGGTATTGCTGGGTTGCGAGGAATGTTACCCAAAGTAGACATCTGGATTCGGCCGTTGCTGTGGGCAACGAAAGAAGAAATTCTAGCTTACGCTGAACAAAATCAACTGAAGTGGCGAGAAGATCGCAGCAATGCGGAAGATTATTACCAGCGTAATCAGGTCCGCCACCATATTATTCCGGCTTTGCAAAAGATAAATCCGGCTTTGCTAGAAACCACGCAAACTACTTTTCAACGCTTAAGGGAGGTAGAAGCTATTTTCCAGCGCGATGTGGAAAAGATTGAAAATGAGGTAATTACTAGAGAAGATGGGGCAATATTTATTCGTAAGGATATTTTAAAAGAGCACCCTCAAGCAACTTCTTTGCTGCTAGAATGGGTTTCACCCTACGGATTTACCTGGAATGAAGCGAAGCAGATTTCAGATGCCGTAAGGCGAGGTAGTCAATCCGGTAAGCAGTTTCTTTCAGACGGTTATTGTCTCTGGATGGATCGGGAACAATTAATTATAACGGTGAGAGATTCTGCGATAGAGTTTTTTGTTCAGCACCCCGCGGAAGAAACTACGTCAACTCCGTTTGGTCAACTACAAGGTAAAAAAGTAGAAGTGCCAGATTACCCGATAAAACCGGATGCAAACGTTGCCACGCTAGCGTATTCCAAACTTCAGTTTCCCCTTCAAGTTCGTCGCTGGAAGCCGGGCGATACATTTCAGCCGTTGGGAATGAAGCATCATAAAAAGGTGAGTGATTTTCTCATTGACAGTAAAGTGCCTCGTTACCAGAAAGAAAAAGTGCTAGTTTTGCTTTCCGGCGATGAAATAGTGTGGCTCATTGGTCACCGGATTGACCATCGCTTTCGGCTTACTGAACCGGATGCACCCATTTACGAAATCACTTGGCAAGCTCACTAG
- a CDS encoding peroxiredoxin family protein, translating into MKTLYLYLLYSAALLSTYSCTEGQSNGSQTANTTAHQLWIEGKILNPQANEHLVLERIGENDIEVVDTLIVTSDSTFRYSLKENEPGFYRLNLFNRQYVNLILDDENIKIVADGSRPDGEVEVTGSTDTDYLYAVNDIMRNMQEQINGLNADYMKARSESDTEVMQQIEQQYLQIEQKNNEKVKGKIREMGGSIAALYAVNFLDAEKEFPFLDELAAKFQEELPDSPYTQQFVNQVESLRSLAIGMPAPDIQLPNPEGDTVSLSSLQGKYVMIDFWAAWCKPCRMENPNVVRMYNKYKDEGFEIYGVSLDRSKEDWVEAIQKDQLTWEQVSDLQYFDSQAARLYNINAIPATVLVDPDGKIIAKNLRGPALEEKLSEIFGGT; encoded by the coding sequence ATGAAGACTTTGTATTTATATTTACTGTACAGTGCTGCTCTACTTAGTACCTACAGTTGTACCGAAGGACAATCTAACGGTAGCCAAACAGCCAATACCACCGCTCATCAGCTATGGATTGAAGGGAAGATTCTTAACCCCCAAGCCAATGAACACTTAGTGCTAGAACGTATTGGCGAGAACGATATTGAAGTGGTGGATACGCTCATCGTTACCAGCGACAGCACTTTTCGCTACAGCCTCAAAGAAAACGAACCTGGATTTTATCGCCTCAACCTGTTTAACCGTCAGTATGTAAACTTGATTCTGGATGACGAAAATATAAAAATAGTAGCCGATGGTAGTCGTCCCGACGGGGAAGTGGAAGTAACTGGCTCTACTGATACGGATTATCTGTACGCTGTTAATGACATTATGCGGAATATGCAGGAGCAAATCAATGGTCTCAATGCCGACTACATGAAAGCTCGCTCCGAAAGTGATACTGAAGTAATGCAGCAAATTGAGCAGCAGTACCTCCAAATTGAGCAAAAGAACAATGAAAAAGTAAAGGGTAAAATTAGAGAGATGGGTGGCTCCATCGCGGCTCTCTACGCCGTCAATTTTCTGGATGCCGAAAAAGAGTTTCCCTTTTTAGACGAGCTAGCTGCCAAATTTCAGGAAGAGCTGCCGGATTCACCCTACACTCAGCAGTTTGTAAACCAGGTGGAGAGCCTCCGGTCGCTGGCCATTGGGATGCCCGCCCCCGATATTCAACTACCCAACCCCGAAGGAGATACGGTGAGTCTCTCTTCTTTACAGGGCAAATACGTGATGATTGACTTTTGGGCAGCATGGTGTAAACCCTGCCGAATGGAAAACCCTAATGTGGTACGGATGTACAACAAGTACAAAGATGAAGGTTTTGAGATTTACGGGGTGTCTTTAGATCGCTCTAAAGAAGATTGGGTAGAAGCTATTCAGAAAGATCAGCTAACCTGGGAGCAAGTTTCTGACTTGCAGTACTTCGATTCGCAAGCTGCCCGCTTGTACAATATTAACGCTATTCCGGCCACAGTGCTAGTTGATCCCGATGGAAAGATTATTGCCAAAAATCTTCGCGGGCCAGCGTTAGAAGAAAAGCTTAGTGAGATTTTTGGTGGTACTTAA
- a CDS encoding OstA-like protein, giving the protein MNNIVRIAIVISLLAFIGVAPAFGQSKIKIDKAERLTGGKDAAGNSYRKLIGDVQLVQGNTRIFGDSVIYYQDRNFTEVFGDIVRIEEGDTIVVTGGQLRYDGDNKIAEMRDNVIYRDPSMTLYTDFLDYNLADNIAYYYNGGKLVDTTNVLTSRLGNYRTATNLAAFKDSVVLVNPEYTLEADTLEYNTATQVAYTRGPTVITSEDSTQLNAEAGSEISTTDKQSIFGLGTIETDAYLISADRLFADELNKRYNATSNVEMVSKEQDVIIIGDSAFYQLEEGVTKIYGNPVMKKVMEGDTLYLAADTLVSVEDSIPANERILAYPNVRIYRSDLQGIADSLAYNLLDSMLFFYQDPVLWAQGSQIEADSINIELVNGQIHKMNATDNSFVVSTDTLSNFNQIKGRDMEAFFNEGNISNINVHGNGESIYFPLQGDSVIVAMNRILCSDIYIYFDENELSSIKFDVKPEGKFIPPHEITPEETKLDGFAWRIEERPTLETIFNYIPPDVPGPPPINIEVKPVPIPTFP; this is encoded by the coding sequence ATGAATAACATAGTACGCATAGCCATCGTCATCAGTTTACTTGCTTTTATCGGCGTGGCACCGGCTTTCGGTCAGAGTAAAATAAAGATTGATAAGGCCGAGCGGTTAACCGGCGGTAAGGATGCTGCCGGAAATAGTTATCGCAAGCTTATTGGCGATGTTCAGCTAGTACAGGGCAATACCCGCATTTTTGGTGATTCGGTGATCTACTACCAAGACCGAAATTTCACCGAGGTCTTCGGCGACATTGTGCGAATTGAGGAGGGGGATACGATTGTAGTAACCGGAGGGCAACTGCGCTACGATGGCGATAATAAAATAGCGGAAATGCGGGATAACGTAATCTACCGCGACCCTAGCATGACACTGTATACCGATTTTTTAGACTACAATCTGGCCGACAATATTGCGTATTACTACAACGGTGGCAAACTGGTGGATACCACCAACGTGCTAACTAGTCGCTTAGGCAATTACCGAACAGCCACTAATTTGGCTGCTTTTAAGGACAGTGTGGTACTGGTTAATCCTGAGTACACATTGGAAGCCGATACGCTGGAATACAACACCGCTACCCAGGTTGCCTACACGCGAGGCCCCACAGTTATTACATCCGAAGATAGTACGCAACTCAATGCGGAGGCCGGTAGTGAAATCAGTACCACCGATAAGCAGTCTATTTTCGGATTGGGTACGATTGAGACCGATGCGTATCTGATTAGTGCCGACCGACTGTTTGCTGATGAGCTGAATAAACGATACAATGCGACTAGTAATGTTGAAATGGTTTCTAAGGAGCAAGATGTGATTATTATCGGCGATTCGGCTTTCTATCAGCTCGAAGAAGGGGTGACGAAGATTTATGGTAATCCGGTGATGAAGAAGGTTATGGAAGGCGACACTTTGTATCTGGCGGCGGATACGCTGGTTAGTGTGGAAGATTCTATTCCGGCCAATGAGCGCATTCTGGCTTATCCCAACGTTCGCATTTATCGTTCGGATCTTCAGGGTATTGCCGATTCACTAGCGTATAATCTTCTCGACTCCATGCTTTTTTTCTATCAAGACCCAGTACTGTGGGCGCAGGGTAGCCAGATTGAAGCCGACTCAATTAACATAGAGCTGGTGAACGGGCAAATTCACAAAATGAACGCTACAGACAATTCCTTCGTCGTCTCTACCGATACGCTCAGTAATTTCAATCAGATTAAGGGACGAGATATGGAAGCATTTTTTAATGAGGGAAATATATCCAACATTAATGTTCACGGCAACGGCGAAAGTATCTATTTTCCCTTACAGGGCGATTCGGTGATTGTGGCGATGAACCGTATTCTGTGCAGCGATATTTACATCTATTTCGATGAAAACGAGCTGAGCAGCATCAAGTTTGATGTAAAACCAGAAGGAAAGTTTATCCCTCCCCACGAAATTACTCCCGAAGAAACTAAACTAGATGGATTTGCTTGGCGAATTGAAGAACGCCCTACACTGGAAACTATCTTCAACTATATTCCCCCCGATGTCCCCGGCCCTCCCCCCATCAACATTGAGGTGAAACCCGTTCCCATTCCCACGTTTCCTTAA
- a CDS encoding SDR family NAD(P)-dependent oxidoreductase — protein MRFKNRVAVITGAGTGIGYEIARHLVQEGASIVLNDLDTSLAHQAADAIQSEGEGKCVAFPGDASQVEFAQQIVKEAVIQFGRVDMVVPNAGITMFGDFFSFKPEDFQKVVDLNLRGGFFLTQAAAQQMREQGQGGRVLLMSSVIGVQAAAKLTVYAMTKAALSMMAKNLVAELSPYQITINAVAPGATVTDRTLQEDENYVESWRQVTPTQRPAETSDIAQAALFFLSAEASQVTGQTLIVDGGWTATSPFPYDKES, from the coding sequence ATGCGCTTCAAAAATAGAGTAGCAGTAATTACTGGAGCCGGAACCGGCATCGGTTACGAGATTGCCCGACATTTAGTACAAGAAGGAGCATCCATAGTACTCAATGATCTGGATACTTCACTAGCCCATCAAGCGGCAGATGCAATTCAATCGGAAGGGGAAGGGAAGTGCGTAGCCTTCCCGGGGGATGCTAGTCAGGTAGAATTTGCTCAGCAAATTGTAAAAGAAGCCGTAATCCAGTTCGGCAGGGTAGATATGGTAGTTCCCAACGCGGGAATTACCATGTTTGGGGATTTTTTTAGCTTCAAGCCGGAAGACTTTCAGAAAGTAGTGGACTTGAATTTGCGAGGTGGTTTTTTTCTGACTCAAGCGGCTGCTCAGCAAATGCGGGAGCAAGGGCAAGGCGGGCGTGTTCTACTAATGTCATCGGTTATCGGGGTGCAAGCGGCCGCTAAGTTGACTGTTTACGCCATGACTAAAGCTGCGCTAAGTATGATGGCAAAAAATCTGGTGGCGGAGCTTTCACCATATCAGATTACGATCAATGCGGTGGCACCCGGAGCCACGGTAACCGATCGGACTTTGCAGGAAGATGAAAACTACGTAGAAAGCTGGCGACAGGTAACTCCCACGCAGCGTCCGGCGGAAACATCCGATATTGCTCAAGCGGCGTTGTTCTTTCTTTCTGCGGAAGCTTCTCAGGTTACCGGCCAAACCTTAATCGTGGACGGTGGCTGGACGGCCACCAGTCCTTTTCCTTATGATAAGGAGTCTTAA
- the gatB gene encoding Asp-tRNA(Asn)/Glu-tRNA(Gln) amidotransferase subunit GatB: MKLDKNTRSKYQLVIGLEVHVQLQSKSKIFAADLNQYGGEPNTHISPISLAHPGTLPLLNRKVVEYAIKMGLACHCQITQQTYFDRKNYFYPDLPKGYQITQDKTPICRGGKVPIRPNQPALQPEDRSTEVLIHHIHLEEDAGKLVHLAGESESQVDFNRAGTPLIEIVTEPCMHYPEEAYAVLTEIRKLIRYLDICDGNMEEGSMRCDANVSVKLHDAPELGRKVEVKNMNSIRNVQRAIEHEWDRQIWLIEQGESIVSETRTFDAATGTTAAMRYKEELNDYRYFPEPDLSPMDISDKWLEQIQASMPSLPYELENKFSEQYGLPEHDLDVLTDSKEVALFYDTFCQHTTYYKAAANWVMGPIKSFLNDSGKSITEFPLTYQQLSELTELVASDRVSFAAASQKIFPALLDNPEVSPTTLAEKLNLFQESNTDSLQTLVNEVVADFPDKVTAYRKGKKGLLGMFMGEVMKRSQGKANPKIANELLRKALS, encoded by the coding sequence ATGAAATTAGATAAAAATACCCGCAGTAAGTATCAGTTAGTTATTGGACTGGAAGTTCACGTACAGTTGCAGAGCAAAAGTAAAATTTTTGCTGCTGATCTGAACCAATACGGTGGCGAACCCAATACCCACATTAGCCCAATCAGTCTGGCTCACCCGGGTACGCTACCGCTACTCAATAGAAAAGTAGTAGAGTACGCCATAAAAATGGGACTGGCCTGCCACTGTCAGATTACCCAGCAGACGTATTTTGATCGTAAGAACTATTTTTACCCCGATCTTCCCAAGGGATACCAAATCACCCAAGACAAAACTCCAATTTGCCGGGGAGGAAAGGTGCCGATTCGCCCTAACCAACCCGCTTTGCAACCGGAAGACCGTAGTACTGAAGTACTGATTCATCATATCCACCTGGAGGAAGATGCCGGAAAACTGGTGCACTTAGCGGGCGAATCGGAGTCGCAGGTAGACTTTAACCGGGCAGGTACTCCCTTAATTGAGATCGTTACTGAGCCTTGTATGCACTATCCGGAAGAGGCGTACGCCGTGCTGACCGAAATTCGTAAGCTGATTCGCTACCTGGATATTTGTGATGGTAACATGGAAGAGGGATCGATGCGCTGTGATGCTAATGTATCGGTAAAACTCCACGATGCTCCTGAACTAGGCCGTAAAGTGGAGGTAAAGAATATGAACTCCATCCGTAATGTGCAACGGGCTATTGAGCACGAATGGGATCGGCAAATCTGGCTGATTGAGCAAGGAGAAAGCATTGTGTCCGAAACTCGCACCTTCGATGCTGCTACGGGCACTACCGCAGCTATGCGCTACAAAGAAGAACTTAACGATTATCGGTATTTCCCTGAACCAGATTTAAGCCCGATGGACATATCGGATAAGTGGCTAGAGCAAATTCAGGCAAGTATGCCATCTTTGCCCTACGAGCTAGAGAATAAGTTCTCAGAGCAATATGGCTTGCCCGAGCACGATTTGGATGTGCTAACTGATAGCAAAGAGGTGGCTTTGTTTTACGATACCTTTTGCCAGCACACCACTTATTACAAAGCCGCTGCCAACTGGGTGATGGGGCCCATCAAATCATTCCTGAACGATAGTGGTAAATCCATTACTGAATTTCCACTGACCTACCAACAACTGAGTGAGTTAACCGAGCTAGTAGCTTCCGACCGGGTTAGTTTTGCTGCTGCTTCCCAAAAAATATTTCCAGCCCTGCTGGATAACCCCGAAGTCTCGCCGACTACCCTGGCCGAAAAGTTAAATTTGTTTCAGGAAAGTAATACAGATAGTTTACAAACGTTGGTAAATGAAGTAGTTGCTGATTTTCCTGATAAGGTAACTGCTTACCGAAAAGGGAAGAAAGGACTCTTGGGTATGTTTATGGGAGAGGTCATGAAGCGAAGCCAAGGAAAAGCTAACCCTAAAATAGCAAATGAATTGCTACGTAAAGCATTAAGTTGA